From Brochothrix thermosphacta DSM 20171 = FSL F6-1036, a single genomic window includes:
- a CDS encoding ABC transporter ATP-binding protein yields the protein MCMLTAKNISYWYKQQDDYLFKDVNLSFDSGKTYAILGSSGSGKTTFLSLLSGMDKPKEGQIVWDDQDIAKLGLTRYRKTGVSIVFQAYNLLPYMTALQNVTTAMSITRAKQSDAKKYALTMLKSVGIDDVLAKKNVTKLSGGQQQRVAIVRAMCCDAPIIVADEPTGNLDQATSKEIITILQTIARQQNKTVIIVTHELEVAHQCDFVFELTDKKFQTIIS from the coding sequence ATGTGTATGTTAACAGCAAAAAATATTTCTTATTGGTATAAACAGCAAGATGATTATTTATTTAAAGATGTGAATCTTTCATTTGATAGTGGTAAAACATACGCTATCCTCGGTAGCAGTGGGTCTGGTAAAACAACATTTTTATCCTTATTGTCGGGGATGGATAAGCCAAAGGAAGGCCAGATAGTGTGGGATGACCAAGATATTGCTAAACTGGGTCTTACACGTTACCGTAAAACCGGCGTATCGATTGTATTTCAGGCGTACAACCTACTTCCTTATATGACAGCATTACAAAATGTCACAACGGCTATGTCGATTACACGCGCAAAACAAAGTGATGCTAAAAAATATGCGCTTACAATGCTAAAAAGCGTTGGTATCGATGACGTTTTAGCTAAAAAAAACGTCACGAAACTATCGGGTGGTCAACAACAACGTGTTGCGATTGTTCGTGCAATGTGTTGCGATGCTCCGATTATCGTGGCAGATGAACCCACTGGAAATCTCGATCAAGCGACATCAAAAGAAATCATTACAATACTACAAACAATTGCTCGTCAACAAAATAAAACAGTGATTATTGTCACTCATGAGCTAGAAGTAGCTCATCAATGTGACTTTGTATTTGAACTAACAGATAAAAAATTTCAAACAATCATCTCTTAA
- a CDS encoding iron chaperone: MTKIPDVTTYILNADEEAQPVMEVLRQIILETIPGLEEKISYNVPFYHYHGQFVGFSAHKQHISFGFGSDVVTAEMRSELEAKGYKLGKGTLQIKFNQAVPVAEIKTILKAKAVLNSEIERTKNNK, from the coding sequence ATGACGAAAATACCAGATGTAACAACTTATATTCTAAACGCAGACGAAGAGGCGCAACCGGTTATGGAAGTTTTGCGTCAAATTATTTTAGAAACCATTCCAGGGTTAGAAGAAAAGATAAGTTATAATGTGCCCTTTTACCACTATCATGGGCAATTTGTCGGCTTTAGTGCACATAAACAACATATTAGTTTTGGCTTTGGTTCAGATGTTGTAACAGCTGAAATGCGTAGTGAATTAGAAGCAAAAGGTTATAAATTAGGCAAAGGAACACTGCAGATTAAATTTAATCAGGCGGTACCTGTAGCTGAAATAAAAACTATTTTAAAAGCAAAAGCTGTTTTAAATAGTGAAATTGAGCGAACAAAGAATAATAAATAA
- a CDS encoding MBL fold metallo-hydrolase produces MPQAAKTSVADLRYSFLTSGSSGNATLIESDNQLLLIDCGHSGKKMEELCQSVGRSLADIDAILISHEHSDHIKGLGVLARKYQIPIYANEKTWRAMPKSVGEIATDLKFTFDTNTVQTFGSIDVESFGVSHDAADPMFYAFHQGQHKIVTMTDTGYVSERMKGVIRNADVYLFESNHDIQMLRAGRYPWSTKQRILGDEGHLSNEDAGMAMSQVLGDKTKRIYLGHLSQDNNMKDIARMAVEQTLTQQGISVGPQVQIFDTDPNKATPLTGLNKLI; encoded by the coding sequence ATGCCACAGGCAGCTAAAACAAGTGTCGCTGACTTGCGTTACTCATTTTTAACAAGTGGAAGTTCAGGTAACGCAACATTGATTGAATCAGATAATCAATTGTTATTAATTGATTGTGGGCACAGCGGCAAAAAAATGGAAGAGCTTTGCCAATCAGTCGGACGTTCTTTGGCAGATATTGATGCGATATTAATCTCACATGAACATAGTGATCATATTAAAGGGTTAGGTGTATTAGCTCGAAAATATCAAATCCCAATCTATGCCAATGAAAAAACATGGCGAGCAATGCCGAAGTCAGTCGGAGAAATTGCAACGGATTTAAAATTCACGTTTGATACAAATACAGTGCAGACCTTCGGATCAATTGATGTTGAATCATTTGGTGTTTCTCATGATGCTGCGGATCCGATGTTTTATGCTTTCCATCAAGGACAGCATAAAATTGTCACAATGACAGACACAGGTTATGTCAGCGAACGCATGAAAGGCGTTATTCGTAATGCGGATGTTTATCTGTTTGAAAGTAATCACGACATTCAAATGTTGCGAGCAGGACGTTACCCATGGAGTACAAAACAGCGTATCTTGGGGGATGAAGGGCATTTATCAAACGAAGATGCAGGTATGGCAATGAGCCAAGTGTTAGGAGATAAAACAAAGCGTATTTACCTCGGACACCTCAGCCAAGATAATAATATGAAAGACATTGCTCGTATGGCAGTCGAGCAAACATTAACACAGCAAGGAATTAGCGTCGGACCACAGGTGCAAATTTTTGATACAGACCCTAATAAAGCAACACCATTAACAGGTTTAAATAAATTGATTTAA
- a CDS encoding response regulator transcription factor, which translates to MATIKILLVEDDILLAGSIAEILEEIGNVTHCNDGEEGLYEAQYGGYDLLVLDIMLPLLDGYEVLKQLRANGINTATLLLTAKDSLAAKIEGFKNGADDYLTKPFYREELLLRAQAMLKRSLGLTAEQTVVYRNTTCDLTSRCVTVNDEDLILKGKEFDLLLYFIKERRRILTKEQIFERIWGFDSETTYTVVEVYMSNLRKKLKQMHSQVEIHTIRNVGYILTEESA; encoded by the coding sequence ATGGCAACAATCAAGATTTTACTCGTAGAGGATGATATTTTACTCGCAGGCAGTATCGCTGAAATTTTAGAAGAAATAGGTAACGTCACACACTGTAATGATGGTGAAGAAGGCCTTTATGAAGCACAGTATGGCGGTTATGATTTGCTCGTACTGGATATTATGTTGCCATTGTTAGATGGTTATGAGGTATTGAAGCAATTACGGGCAAACGGCATTAACACAGCCACACTATTGTTAACCGCAAAAGATAGTTTGGCTGCTAAAATTGAAGGTTTTAAAAATGGTGCCGATGACTATTTAACAAAACCTTTTTATCGCGAAGAGCTGCTTTTGAGAGCGCAAGCGATGTTAAAACGTAGTCTTGGTCTCACTGCAGAACAAACAGTTGTTTATCGAAATACGACTTGTGATTTGACCAGTCGTTGTGTCACAGTCAATGATGAGGACCTTATCTTAAAAGGGAAAGAGTTTGATTTACTGCTCTATTTTATTAAAGAGCGACGTCGTATTCTTACAAAAGAACAAATTTTTGAGCGCATATGGGGCTTTGATTCAGAAACAACATATACTGTGGTCGAAGTCTATATGAGCAACTTGCGCAAAAAATTAAAACAGATGCACTCACAAGTGGAAATTCATACCATTCGTAATGTGGGCTATATCTTAACAGAGGAGAGTGCTTAA
- a CDS encoding YycH family regulatory protein, with protein sequence MRKSFWAIILLVFVVISIYLVWNIWNSQPAYETIETAVGEKVIVGKTESAAEAYEPKMIMYQKENSFWRVLKSQETVINATLHRQIFRNLKNTGTLTKNELIDEESLPNSLRFKYPVALTFASFQQIATQIDTSTIDEEQSFDEIIISFDKKKNNVSFINSTTRVSAIADLPLSEAKKLSDLFSEDTSTSVLPIVLNHFTFNSSSIPVVLDKKSYVAESLPIEKFQKALLNKKDPALVSSNKNMREYINGSVLLRYDMNNDNLLYINPAQEITPDANAMIQRTHVLSESLSFINNYSGFTGDYRIEDFDENTLKVRYRLRVDNTPVYSDFGGAVITTTAGKESVYQHQRPMFELSTSIPSEDVKVTLDSPTAALEKLRKKLGTLDDVYSLEVGYEMTKGSHETTIVNLEPRWVYTVNGNSQFLD encoded by the coding sequence TTGAGAAAAAGTTTTTGGGCGATAATCTTGCTCGTGTTCGTTGTTATTAGTATTTATCTCGTTTGGAATATTTGGAACTCGCAACCCGCTTATGAAACAATTGAAACAGCAGTAGGTGAAAAGGTAATTGTTGGTAAAACTGAAAGTGCTGCGGAAGCATATGAACCTAAAATGATTATGTATCAAAAAGAAAATTCATTCTGGCGTGTGTTAAAATCGCAAGAAACGGTTATTAATGCCACTTTGCATCGTCAAATTTTCCGCAATTTGAAGAATACGGGTACACTCACTAAAAATGAGTTGATTGATGAAGAAAGTTTGCCGAATTCACTGCGCTTCAAATACCCAGTGGCATTAACCTTTGCTAGTTTTCAGCAAATTGCAACGCAAATAGATACAAGCACAATTGATGAAGAACAATCATTTGATGAAATTATTATTTCATTTGATAAAAAGAAAAATAATGTCAGTTTCATTAATTCGACAACACGTGTTTCTGCAATAGCTGATTTGCCGTTGTCAGAGGCGAAAAAACTGTCGGATTTGTTTAGTGAAGATACAAGCACTAGTGTTTTGCCAATTGTACTCAATCATTTCACATTTAATTCATCGTCCATTCCTGTGGTTTTGGACAAAAAGAGTTATGTAGCTGAAAGTTTACCAATTGAAAAATTTCAAAAAGCACTATTGAATAAAAAAGACCCTGCACTTGTGAGTAGTAATAAAAATATGCGTGAATATATTAATGGTAGTGTGTTGCTTCGTTATGATATGAATAATGATAATCTGCTATATATCAATCCAGCACAAGAAATTACGCCAGATGCCAATGCAATGATTCAAAGAACGCATGTTTTAAGTGAGAGCTTAAGTTTTATTAATAATTATAGTGGGTTCACAGGTGACTATCGTATTGAAGATTTTGATGAAAATACACTTAAAGTGCGATATCGCTTGAGAGTGGATAACACGCCAGTCTATAGTGATTTTGGCGGCGCAGTTATAACCACAACAGCGGGTAAAGAGAGCGTGTACCAGCATCAACGTCCAATGTTTGAGTTAAGTACCAGTATTCCTTCAGAAGATGTGAAAGTAACCTTAGATAGCCCTACAGCGGCTTTAGAGAAGCTGCGAAAAAAATTAGGCACGCTAGATGATGTGTACAGCTTAGAAGTTGGTTACGAGATGACAAAAGGATCTCATGAAACAACAATTGTTAATCTAGAGCCACGTTGGGTCTACACTGTTAATGGCAATAGTCAATTTTTAGATTAG
- the walK gene encoding cell wall metabolism sensor histidine kinase WalK → MKRLKIYQSIHFKIVLVYMLLVLIAMQIISAYFVQKVEHQLVYNFQQSIRDRVSLLENNIQEVISEVDKKANQSTKEKEQETEAEIQKSMSSFAGSLTNVREVRVVDSGGRVIGTTDNDNQQIVGQQSKDQMVRRTLLNNTKEDSVLLDKDKKQRVWVLAQPVKLQNNTRGVIYIVSEIEQVYTQVSEITSIFVKGTVFAMAITCLLGVWLARTITKPIKEMREQAVAMTRGNYSRKVKVYGVDEIGQLATAFNILTRKVQDAQASVEGESRKLSSILSYMTDGVIATDRRGKIMLINRPAADMLKINQEDAMSRPIAEVLKIESDHTYETLLEEKDSVTIDLSTERQNYVLRANFSAIQRETGFINGVIAVLHDITEQERVDAELREFVANVSHELRTPLTSMASYLEALGDGAWKDENIAPHFIQVTQNETERMIRLVNDLLKLSRLDSGRTKIERNFVHFNSFFNQIIDRHEMSKKDSITFKRYITTEYILIEVDEDKIVQVIDNIISNAIKYSPDGGTISFYLARQGDEIKVSIRDQGMGIPADNLEKIFQRFFRVDKARSRAMGGTGLGLAISKEMIDAHGGRIWAESTEEKGTIISFTLPYDDSVEEAEEGWD, encoded by the coding sequence ATGAAACGTCTTAAAATATATCAATCTATCCATTTTAAAATTGTCTTAGTTTATATGCTACTGGTATTAATTGCCATGCAAATTATTAGTGCCTACTTTGTCCAAAAAGTAGAGCACCAATTAGTGTACAATTTTCAGCAGTCAATTCGTGACCGTGTGAGCTTGCTGGAGAATAATATCCAGGAAGTCATTTCTGAGGTGGATAAAAAGGCCAATCAAAGCACTAAAGAAAAAGAACAGGAAACCGAAGCTGAAATTCAAAAAAGTATGAGCAGTTTTGCCGGTAGTTTAACGAATGTGCGAGAAGTACGTGTTGTTGATAGCGGTGGCCGTGTTATTGGGACAACAGACAATGATAACCAGCAAATTGTGGGGCAACAATCAAAGGACCAAATGGTGCGTCGAACGTTATTGAATAACACGAAAGAAGATAGTGTTTTATTAGATAAGGATAAAAAACAACGCGTGTGGGTCCTGGCGCAACCGGTGAAGTTGCAGAATAATACGCGCGGTGTTATTTATATTGTTTCGGAAATTGAACAAGTGTATACGCAAGTAAGTGAAATCACGAGTATTTTTGTCAAAGGGACAGTTTTTGCAATGGCGATTACTTGTCTTTTAGGAGTGTGGTTGGCACGAACAATCACCAAACCAATCAAGGAAATGCGTGAGCAAGCTGTAGCGATGACACGCGGAAACTATTCGCGCAAAGTAAAAGTGTATGGTGTAGATGAAATTGGTCAACTTGCAACAGCTTTTAATATTTTGACGCGTAAAGTACAGGATGCGCAAGCAAGTGTGGAAGGTGAAAGTCGTAAATTATCTTCTATCTTATCGTATATGACAGATGGTGTGATTGCGACGGATCGACGTGGGAAAATCATGTTGATTAACCGTCCTGCTGCGGATATGTTGAAAATTAATCAAGAGGATGCCATGTCACGTCCGATTGCAGAAGTATTGAAGATTGAATCAGATCATACCTATGAAACGCTTCTGGAAGAAAAAGACTCAGTGACAATCGATCTTTCAACTGAACGTCAAAACTATGTTTTACGAGCTAATTTTTCAGCGATTCAACGTGAAACAGGTTTTATTAATGGCGTAATTGCCGTTTTACATGACATTACTGAACAAGAACGCGTGGATGCTGAATTGCGTGAATTTGTTGCAAATGTATCGCATGAACTCCGGACACCATTAACGAGTATGGCAAGTTATTTAGAAGCATTGGGTGATGGCGCATGGAAAGATGAGAATATTGCACCACACTTCATACAGGTCACTCAAAATGAAACAGAACGTATGATTCGACTGGTTAATGACTTGTTAAAATTATCACGATTGGATAGTGGCCGGACTAAAATCGAACGAAATTTTGTTCATTTTAATTCCTTCTTCAATCAAATTATTGATAGACATGAGATGTCTAAAAAGGACAGTATCACCTTTAAACGTTATATTACGACTGAATATATCTTGATTGAAGTGGATGAAGATAAAATTGTTCAAGTCATTGATAATATTATTTCCAATGCCATCAAATACTCTCCTGACGGTGGAACGATATCCTTCTACTTAGCAAGACAGGGAGATGAAATAAAAGTTAGTATTCGAGATCAAGGTATGGGAATCCCGGCTGACAACTTAGAAAAAATCTTCCAGCGCTTTTTCCGCGTAGATAAAGCCCGTTCTCGTGCAATGGGAGGCACCGGTTTAGGTTTAGCTATTTCCAAGGAAATGATTGATGCTCATGGTGGCCGTATTTGGGCTGAAAGCACCGAAGAAAAAGGAACGATTATTTCTTTCACTCTACCTTACGATGATTCTGTTGAAGAAGCAGAGGAGGGATGGGATTGA
- a CDS encoding two-component system regulatory protein YycI encodes MDWRKTLVIFAVVFLLLDIYLAFLWYTKQQENELDALSQTSFEETLKEQQVSIDKVNFKTHPTTAPYLSARYNKFKLKDFEKLTKKKFKLENNGFLMVSELKDDIVAEGPDFTALKNYVANNIYRGSSYSMVNYNDDTTEIVFKQKYDNKRFVEGDDAKLVFYCEDGYVKSYTQTMLTDITKLSGTNDLISPSQGFESLFQNNKIPSKADLVDIQLGYYILGNLESSNVYMPVWYYTIEVDDQRMQLMVDAIEGQVLTTEMSQKVEYTAQS; translated from the coding sequence GTGGATTGGCGGAAAACACTTGTTATATTTGCAGTGGTTTTTTTGTTACTGGACATATACCTTGCTTTTTTATGGTATACCAAACAGCAGGAAAACGAGTTAGATGCTTTAAGCCAAACATCGTTTGAAGAAACGTTAAAAGAGCAGCAAGTTAGTATTGATAAAGTAAACTTCAAAACACATCCTACAACGGCGCCTTATCTTAGTGCTCGCTATAATAAATTTAAGTTGAAAGACTTTGAAAAATTAACAAAAAAAAAGTTTAAATTAGAGAATAATGGCTTTTTGATGGTGAGTGAACTGAAAGATGATATTGTTGCAGAAGGTCCTGATTTCACCGCGTTAAAAAATTATGTGGCTAATAATATTTATCGAGGCTCATCTTACTCGATGGTAAATTATAACGATGATACAACTGAAATTGTCTTTAAGCAAAAATACGACAATAAACGTTTCGTTGAAGGTGATGATGCCAAACTGGTTTTTTATTGCGAGGATGGTTATGTTAAAAGTTACACACAAACAATGTTGACTGATATTACCAAACTTTCTGGAACCAATGATCTGATTTCACCTAGTCAAGGATTTGAAAGTTTATTTCAAAATAATAAAATACCAAGCAAAGCCGATTTAGTAGATATTCAATTGGGCTATTACATCTTAGGAAATCTTGAGAGTTCAAATGTGTATATGCCAGTTTGGTACTATACAATAGAAGTGGATGATCAACGCATGCAACTAATGGTAGATGCGATTGAAGGACAAGTATTGACGACAGAAATGTCGCAAAAAGTTGAGTATACTGCACAGTCATAG
- a CDS encoding S1C family serine protease, whose translation MSEENKEHEHLTQNEQDNIKGTQTEEYKPEPPRKKKSGASHFLVGLIGVIVGALVVALLSGSLGLGSMKNDSSTPLSDDNSTKSSQTGNVKKVSVDSSSAVTDAVKKSQDAVVSVLNYQKQSNGLDDILGGSDKSEQTASTDKAVESGSGSGVIYKKEKGYAYIVTNNHVIADADSLEVILSSGKKVEAKLIGKDSWTDLAVLRIKDTDVKSVATFGDSAALKAGEIAIAIGSPLGTAYAGSVTQGIISGIDRTVPVDIDNDGKSDWETNVIQTDAAINPGNSGGALVNIEGQVIGINSMKLASAEVEGIGFAIPINDAEPIINSLEKNGKVTRPSLGVTLRDLNTISSNQLVDVLKLPKSVTDGVMIQNVSNNSAAADAGLKTYDVIVDFAGAPVKDSMSLRKALYNSKLKIGDTVDVVVYRDGKKETVKVKLTERDALSS comes from the coding sequence ATGAGTGAAGAGAATAAAGAACACGAACACCTTACGCAAAATGAACAAGACAATATAAAGGGTACTCAAACAGAAGAATATAAACCAGAACCACCACGTAAAAAGAAAAGTGGTGCCAGTCACTTTTTGGTAGGGCTCATTGGTGTGATTGTTGGAGCTTTAGTAGTGGCGCTTTTGAGCGGTAGCTTAGGATTAGGTAGTATGAAAAATGACTCAAGCACACCGTTATCAGATGATAACAGCACCAAAAGTTCACAAACAGGAAATGTGAAAAAAGTTTCTGTCGATTCGAGTTCTGCTGTGACAGATGCTGTTAAAAAGTCACAAGATGCCGTAGTTAGTGTGTTGAACTATCAAAAACAATCCAATGGTCTTGATGATATTCTTGGTGGGTCTGATAAGAGTGAACAGACTGCCTCAACAGATAAAGCCGTTGAATCAGGATCAGGATCAGGTGTTATCTATAAAAAAGAGAAGGGTTATGCTTATATCGTAACCAATAATCATGTTATTGCGGACGCTGATTCACTTGAAGTTATTTTATCAAGTGGTAAAAAAGTAGAGGCAAAATTGATTGGTAAGGATTCATGGACTGATTTAGCCGTATTACGTATTAAAGACACTGATGTGAAAAGCGTGGCTACATTTGGTGATTCAGCCGCATTAAAAGCGGGTGAAATAGCGATTGCAATTGGTAGCCCATTAGGAACAGCTTATGCAGGTTCAGTCACACAAGGGATTATTTCAGGTATTGATCGTACAGTACCAGTTGATATTGATAATGATGGAAAAAGTGATTGGGAAACAAATGTTATCCAAACAGATGCAGCAATCAACCCTGGTAACAGTGGTGGTGCATTAGTAAATATTGAAGGCCAAGTAATTGGTATCAATTCAATGAAATTGGCTTCTGCTGAAGTAGAAGGTATCGGTTTTGCAATCCCAATTAATGATGCGGAGCCAATTATTAACTCACTCGAAAAAAATGGTAAAGTAACACGTCCATCTCTAGGTGTAACGTTACGTGATTTAAATACAATTTCATCTAACCAACTCGTAGATGTTCTTAAATTACCTAAATCAGTGACTGACGGTGTGATGATTCAAAATGTTTCAAATAATTCTGCCGCTGCTGATGCAGGGTTGAAAACATACGATGTTATCGTAGATTTTGCAGGCGCACCAGTGAAAGATTCAATGTCACTTCGTAAAGCCTTGTACAATTCAAAATTAAAAATTGGCGATACTGTCGATGTAGTGGTTTACCGTGATGGTAAAAAAGAAACAGTAAAAGTAAAATTAACTGAGCGTGATGCGCTTTCTAGTTAA
- a CDS encoding ABC transporter permease — protein sequence MNFIKRAWYSIIVKRGRTFLLIAVFSAILIFILAGLTIKSAALQASENAKENIGATATLSINRENMREQRGNQDKSTTEKNESATERVVKLTDVEKIAQLDNVSSYNILSSTSAGATSKFTAIESSSDSSSTTDTKEADGHNDSGGPQQAQGDFAISGVLSTAALEAFSDDGNTIISGKAITEADKNTNNVMIESTLAEQNDLKVGDTFKITNATDTSVTYKMIVKGIYETSEVADGMGMNFAFMDPVNTIYTSYTFANTMKGSTYKNTADSATYTLAQPKQLTAFVKQANKLIDTDTFELQTNDSLYQQMLKPISNITSFSENIVLLVSVAGTIILALIVMLTIRERKYEIGVLLALGENRFKMIAQFFTELILVLSLSLVIAGFSGSYVGNIVGEQLLAQETESTTTSNTSKFEGGEPNGGGGPGQGGEMAEKAKQPDEIKSLDITLSLTELLELGGLGLGICFLSVLIASVGIIRLQPKNILTS from the coding sequence ATGAATTTTATTAAACGTGCTTGGTACAGTATCATCGTCAAACGAGGTCGCACCTTTTTATTAATTGCTGTTTTTTCTGCTATTTTAATTTTTATTTTAGCAGGTTTAACGATTAAAAGTGCTGCCTTACAAGCATCCGAAAATGCTAAAGAAAACATTGGTGCAACCGCAACGCTTTCGATTAACCGTGAAAACATGAGAGAACAACGGGGAAATCAAGACAAGAGTACAACTGAAAAAAACGAATCAGCGACGGAACGTGTCGTAAAATTAACGGATGTTGAGAAAATCGCCCAGTTAGACAATGTGAGTTCTTACAATATTCTTTCTTCAACATCCGCAGGTGCAACGTCCAAATTCACTGCTATCGAAAGCAGCTCCGATTCTAGTTCTACTACCGATACAAAAGAAGCTGACGGACATAATGATAGTGGTGGTCCACAACAAGCTCAGGGTGATTTTGCTATTTCTGGCGTATTATCAACTGCTGCTTTAGAAGCTTTTAGTGACGATGGCAATACAATTATTAGTGGAAAAGCAATTACAGAGGCTGACAAAAACACCAATAACGTTATGATTGAAAGCACACTGGCTGAACAAAACGATTTAAAAGTTGGTGATACCTTTAAGATTACAAATGCAACGGATACATCAGTGACCTATAAAATGATCGTCAAAGGTATCTATGAAACGAGTGAGGTTGCTGATGGTATGGGCATGAATTTCGCCTTTATGGATCCTGTGAATACCATTTATACATCCTATACATTTGCCAATACAATGAAGGGCTCTACTTATAAAAACACAGCTGATTCCGCAACTTACACGCTTGCTCAACCTAAACAACTAACAGCATTCGTCAAACAAGCGAACAAGTTAATTGATACGGATACATTTGAATTACAAACGAATGATTCACTTTATCAACAAATGTTGAAACCGATTAGCAATATTACATCTTTCTCAGAAAATATTGTACTCCTAGTTAGTGTTGCTGGTACGATTATTCTCGCTTTAATTGTAATGTTAACGATTAGAGAACGTAAATACGAAATTGGTGTGTTGTTGGCACTTGGAGAAAATCGCTTTAAAATGATTGCTCAATTCTTTACTGAGTTGATTTTGGTACTGTCCCTTTCGCTTGTTATTGCAGGGTTTAGTGGTAGTTATGTCGGCAATATTGTGGGCGAACAATTGCTTGCTCAAGAAACAGAAAGTACGACGACGTCTAATACTTCTAAATTTGAAGGTGGCGAACCTAATGGTGGTGGCGGCCCTGGCCAAGGTGGTGAAATGGCTGAAAAAGCGAAACAACCTGACGAAATTAAATCCCTCGATATCACTTTATCACTTACAGAATTATTGGAGTTGGGAGGATTAGGCTTAGGTATTTGTTTCCTGTCTGTTCTAATTGCTTCTGTCGGTATTATTCGTTTACAACCTAAAAATATATTAACTAGTTGA
- a CDS encoding sensor histidine kinase — MQAHRQQRSLFIRNMIAFGLLFLVLGVIISQILQQSLYKDVDEKLQLAITNEHFIRSEVQRNLSEGDFRNLNNPPNSFQTELMVWSAKGKLLNEQQLGNRYDDLKNITFNKTDSDQINSIQVKNSYDQQMSFRSVIKKIKLDGTTYYIQLVSNTNQLENTVQFFQKVIISCMIVFWLISIVLSYYLARKNMAPIMVAWQKQQEFVENSSHELRTPLSIVQTKLEKLLTTPNHTILDEAESIALALSETRRLRRLTSDLLMLARADNNEVHVNMTSTAIAPYLEKLCEPYSEIAASQGKKFVLKIETTKQLHFDQTLMTQLLIILFDNALKYTREGDEITISVTDTAKQWELTVSDTGIGIAPEHAERLFERFYREDKARQRESGGHGLGLAIAQSIVTLHQGTIKAVANPSGGTCFMMIFARK; from the coding sequence ATGCAGGCTCATCGACAACAACGCTCACTCTTCATTCGTAATATGATAGCATTTGGTCTACTCTTTTTGGTATTAGGTGTGATTATTAGTCAAATTTTACAACAATCACTGTATAAAGATGTAGATGAAAAATTACAACTCGCCATCACAAATGAACATTTTATTCGTAGTGAGGTACAACGTAACTTATCAGAAGGTGATTTTAGAAACCTAAACAACCCACCTAACAGCTTTCAAACAGAATTGATGGTGTGGTCAGCTAAAGGGAAGTTATTGAATGAACAGCAACTCGGTAATCGTTATGATGATTTGAAAAACATCACATTTAATAAAACAGACTCAGACCAAATTAACAGCATTCAAGTGAAAAATAGTTACGACCAACAAATGAGTTTTCGCTCAGTAATCAAGAAAATTAAGTTAGACGGTACAACGTATTACATACAATTGGTTTCGAACACTAACCAATTAGAAAATACAGTACAGTTTTTTCAAAAGGTAATTATTAGCTGTATGATTGTGTTTTGGCTTATTTCGATTGTGCTAAGTTACTACCTAGCAAGGAAAAATATGGCACCCATTATGGTTGCTTGGCAGAAACAGCAAGAATTTGTGGAGAACTCGTCACATGAGTTGCGCACGCCGTTAAGCATTGTGCAAACGAAACTTGAAAAGCTTTTAACAACGCCAAACCATACGATTTTAGATGAAGCAGAAAGCATTGCCCTAGCATTAAGTGAAACAAGACGTTTACGTCGATTGACAAGTGATTTACTGATGTTAGCTCGGGCAGATAACAACGAAGTCCACGTGAATATGACATCAACAGCGATAGCGCCATATCTCGAAAAATTATGCGAACCCTATAGCGAAATTGCAGCAAGTCAGGGGAAAAAATTCGTATTGAAAATAGAGACAACAAAACAGTTACACTTTGATCAGACATTGATGACGCAATTGCTGATTATTCTCTTTGATAATGCTTTGAAATATACACGTGAAGGGGACGAGATTACAATTAGCGTAACAGATACCGCAAAACAGTGGGAACTTACAGTCTCTGATACAGGTATTGGCATTGCACCAGAACATGCCGAACGATTATTTGAACGATTCTATCGTGAGGATAAAGCACGCCAACGTGAAAGCGGGGGACACGGATTAGGTTTAGCCATTGCGCAATCGATTGTAACGCTACATCAAGGCACAATTAAAGCAGTAGCAAATCCAAGCGGCGGTACGTGTTTCATGATGATTTTCGCTAGAAAGTAA